The proteins below are encoded in one region of Dioscorea cayenensis subsp. rotundata cultivar TDr96_F1 chromosome 18, TDr96_F1_v2_PseudoChromosome.rev07_lg8_w22 25.fasta, whole genome shotgun sequence:
- the LOC120282432 gene encoding uncharacterized protein LOC120282432 isoform X2 translates to MEHDKKKVSMGKEMGENSSSSSVNQEKGKGLPVPPPPPPPPTIAQHPLDPKKLRRFSCMPACIHMLLNNRESSLRSRMKTEQRLKDAEQGVQSYTDQVNTMPIGIENAKNQIKLLRKENHDLKTKIFTLSSNRGSKEVEEIMIKKNIEELNPLLHFRDRNY, encoded by the exons AT GGAGCATGACAAGAAGAAGGTGAGCATGGGGAAAGAGATGGGAGAGAACTCAAGCAGCAGTTCAGTGAATcaagagaaaggaaaaggatTGCCTgtgcctcctcctcctccacctcctcctACCATTGCTCAGCACCCTCTTGATCCTAAGAAGCTGAGAAGGTTCTCATGCATGCctgcatgcatacatat GCTGCTGAACAACAGGGAATCAAGCTTGCGTTCGCGTATGAAGACGGAGCAGAGGTTGAAGGATGCGGAGCAGGGTGTTCAATCTTATAcg GATCAAGTGAATACTATGCCAATTGGAATTGAGAACGCTAAAAATCAGATTAAATTACtgagaaaagaaaatcatgatCTTAAGACTAAGATCTTCACTCTCAGTAGCAACCGTGGGTCCAAGGAAG TGGAAGAGATCatgattaagaaaaatatagaagaatTGAACCCGCTGTTGCACTTCAGAGATCGAAATTACTAG
- the LOC120282432 gene encoding uncharacterized protein LOC120282432 isoform X3 gives MEHDKKKVSMGKEMGENSSSSSVNQEKGKGLPVPPPPPPPPTIAQHPLDPKKLRRLLNNRESSLRSRMKTEQRLKDAEQGVQSYTDQVNTMPIGIENAKNQIKLLRKENHDLKTKIFTLSSNRGSKEGVGLAVEEIMIKKNIEELNPLLHFRDRNY, from the exons AT GGAGCATGACAAGAAGAAGGTGAGCATGGGGAAAGAGATGGGAGAGAACTCAAGCAGCAGTTCAGTGAATcaagagaaaggaaaaggatTGCCTgtgcctcctcctcctccacctcctcctACCATTGCTCAGCACCCTCTTGATCCTAAGAAGCTGAGAAG GCTGCTGAACAACAGGGAATCAAGCTTGCGTTCGCGTATGAAGACGGAGCAGAGGTTGAAGGATGCGGAGCAGGGTGTTCAATCTTATAcg GATCAAGTGAATACTATGCCAATTGGAATTGAGAACGCTAAAAATCAGATTAAATTACtgagaaaagaaaatcatgatCTTAAGACTAAGATCTTCACTCTCAGTAGCAACCGTGGGTCCAAGGAAG GTGTTGGTTTGGCAGTGGAAGAGATCatgattaagaaaaatatagaagaatTGAACCCGCTGTTGCACTTCAGAGATCGAAATTACTAG
- the LOC120282432 gene encoding uncharacterized protein LOC120282432 isoform X1, with protein MEHDKKKVSMGKEMGENSSSSSVNQEKGKGLPVPPPPPPPPTIAQHPLDPKKLRRFSCMPACIHMLLNNRESSLRSRMKTEQRLKDAEQGVQSYTDQVNTMPIGIENAKNQIKLLRKENHDLKTKIFTLSSNRGSKEGVGLAVEEIMIKKNIEELNPLLHFRDRNY; from the exons AT GGAGCATGACAAGAAGAAGGTGAGCATGGGGAAAGAGATGGGAGAGAACTCAAGCAGCAGTTCAGTGAATcaagagaaaggaaaaggatTGCCTgtgcctcctcctcctccacctcctcctACCATTGCTCAGCACCCTCTTGATCCTAAGAAGCTGAGAAGGTTCTCATGCATGCctgcatgcatacatat GCTGCTGAACAACAGGGAATCAAGCTTGCGTTCGCGTATGAAGACGGAGCAGAGGTTGAAGGATGCGGAGCAGGGTGTTCAATCTTATAcg GATCAAGTGAATACTATGCCAATTGGAATTGAGAACGCTAAAAATCAGATTAAATTACtgagaaaagaaaatcatgatCTTAAGACTAAGATCTTCACTCTCAGTAGCAACCGTGGGTCCAAGGAAG GTGTTGGTTTGGCAGTGGAAGAGATCatgattaagaaaaatatagaagaatTGAACCCGCTGTTGCACTTCAGAGATCGAAATTACTAG
- the LOC120282433 gene encoding tumor necrosis factor ligand superfamily member 6-like isoform X1 has translation MEHDKKKVSMGKEMGENSSSCSVNQEKGKRLPMPPPPPPPPPPTIAQHPLDPKKLRRFSCMPACIHMLLNNRESSLRSRMKTEQRLKDAEQGVQSYTDQVNTMPIGIENAKNQIELLRKENHDLKTKIFTFNSNRGSKIVEEVMIKKNIEEVNQLLHSKDLND, from the exons AT GGAGCATGACAAGAAGAAGGTGAGCATGGGGAAAGAGATGGGAGAGAACTCAAGCAGCTGTTCAGTGAATcaagagaaaggaaaaagattGCCTatgcctcctcctcctcctcctccacctcctcctACCATTGCTCAGCACCCTCTTGATCCTAAGAAGCTGAGAAGGTTCTCATGCATGCctgcatgcatacatat GCTGCTGAACAACAGGGAATCAAGCTTGCGTTCGCGTATGAAGACGGAGCAGAGGTTGAAGGATGCGGAGCAAGGTGTTCAATCTTATAcg GATCAAGTGAATACTATGCCAATAGGGATTGAGAATGCTAAAAATCAGATTGAAttactaagaaaagaaaaccatgaTCTTAAGACTAAGATCTTCACTTTCAATAGCAACCGTGGGTCCAAGATAG TGGAAGAGGTCatgattaagaaaaatatagaagaagTGAACCAGCTGTTGCACTCCAAAGATCTAAATGACTAG
- the LOC120282433 gene encoding uncharacterized protein LOC120282433 isoform X2 has product MEHDKKKVSMGKEMGENSSSCSVNQEKGKRLPMPPPPPPPPPPTIAQHPLDPKKLRRLLNNRESSLRSRMKTEQRLKDAEQGVQSYTDQVNTMPIGIENAKNQIELLRKENHDLKTKIFTFNSNRGSKIVEEVMIKKNIEEVNQLLHSKDLND; this is encoded by the exons AT GGAGCATGACAAGAAGAAGGTGAGCATGGGGAAAGAGATGGGAGAGAACTCAAGCAGCTGTTCAGTGAATcaagagaaaggaaaaagattGCCTatgcctcctcctcctcctcctccacctcctcctACCATTGCTCAGCACCCTCTTGATCCTAAGAAGCTGAGAAG GCTGCTGAACAACAGGGAATCAAGCTTGCGTTCGCGTATGAAGACGGAGCAGAGGTTGAAGGATGCGGAGCAAGGTGTTCAATCTTATAcg GATCAAGTGAATACTATGCCAATAGGGATTGAGAATGCTAAAAATCAGATTGAAttactaagaaaagaaaaccatgaTCTTAAGACTAAGATCTTCACTTTCAATAGCAACCGTGGGTCCAAGATAG TGGAAGAGGTCatgattaagaaaaatatagaagaagTGAACCAGCTGTTGCACTCCAAAGATCTAAATGACTAG
- the LOC120281604 gene encoding uncharacterized protein LOC120281604 isoform X1: MGKEMGENSSSSSVNQEKGKGLPVPPPPPPPPTIAQHPLDPKKLRRFSCMPACIHMLLNNRESSLRSRMKTEQRLKDAEQGVQSYTDQVNTMPIGIENAKNQIELLRKENHDLKTKIFTFNSNRGSKIVEEVMIKKNIEEVNQLLHSRDLND; encoded by the exons ATGGGGAAAGAGATGGGAGAGAACTCAAGCAGCAGTTCAGTGAATcaagagaaaggaaaaggatTGCCTgtgcctcctcctcctccacctcctcctACCATTGCTCAGCACCCTCTTGATCCTAAGAAGCTGAGAAGGTTCTCATGCATGCctgcatgcatacatat GCTGCTGAACAACAGGGAATCAAGCTTGCGTTCACGTATGAAGACGGAGCAGAGGTTGAAGGATGCGGAGCAAGGTGTTCAATCTTATAcg GATCAAGTGAATACTATGCCAATAGGGATTGAGAATGCTAAAAATCAGATTGAAttactaagaaaagaaaaccatgaTCTTAAGACTAAGATCTTCACTTTCAATAGCAACCGTGGGTCCAAGATAG TGGAAGAGGTCatgattaagaaaaatatagaagaagTGAACCAGCTGTTGCACTCCAGAGATCTAAATGACTAG
- the LOC120281604 gene encoding uncharacterized protein LOC120281604 isoform X2 has protein sequence MGKEMGENSSSSSVNQEKGKGLPVPPPPPPPPTIAQHPLDPKKLRRLLNNRESSLRSRMKTEQRLKDAEQGVQSYTDQVNTMPIGIENAKNQIELLRKENHDLKTKIFTFNSNRGSKIVEEVMIKKNIEEVNQLLHSRDLND, from the exons ATGGGGAAAGAGATGGGAGAGAACTCAAGCAGCAGTTCAGTGAATcaagagaaaggaaaaggatTGCCTgtgcctcctcctcctccacctcctcctACCATTGCTCAGCACCCTCTTGATCCTAAGAAGCTGAGAAG GCTGCTGAACAACAGGGAATCAAGCTTGCGTTCACGTATGAAGACGGAGCAGAGGTTGAAGGATGCGGAGCAAGGTGTTCAATCTTATAcg GATCAAGTGAATACTATGCCAATAGGGATTGAGAATGCTAAAAATCAGATTGAAttactaagaaaagaaaaccatgaTCTTAAGACTAAGATCTTCACTTTCAATAGCAACCGTGGGTCCAAGATAG TGGAAGAGGTCatgattaagaaaaatatagaagaagTGAACCAGCTGTTGCACTCCAGAGATCTAAATGACTAG